A single genomic interval of SAR324 cluster bacterium harbors:
- a CDS encoding dihydrodipicolinate synthase family protein yields the protein MSKYSGIWPVAPTPFHPNGEVDYEGMKRVLDCTIDQGVDGICILANFSEQFLITDAEREALSRLSLEHVAGRVPVIVTISHYATHIVLQRAQFSKELGAAMVMMMPPYHGALLKGTPDQTFEQFAQVGEVGIPIMIQDAPLSGVELSVPLLVRMAREIEMVKLFKIECPQAANKLRALIEQGGVAIEGPFDGEEAITLMADLQAGATGSMTSAMIPDQIKPVIEHFLAGKADQAASAYARVLPAINFENRQCGFRATKVLMEEGGVIQSAFCRHPIPALHPQTKAGLLEILRPLNPVALNWGK from the coding sequence ATGAGCAAGTATTCTGGTATCTGGCCTGTTGCCCCCACTCCTTTTCATCCCAATGGGGAAGTAGATTACGAAGGAATGAAGCGTGTGCTGGACTGTACGATCGATCAAGGTGTCGATGGCATCTGTATCCTGGCAAACTTCTCAGAACAGTTTCTGATCACAGATGCAGAAAGAGAAGCATTGAGCCGACTCAGCCTGGAACATGTCGCAGGGAGAGTTCCCGTCATTGTTACCATTAGCCATTACGCCACCCACATTGTGCTGCAACGGGCTCAATTCAGTAAGGAATTGGGTGCAGCGATGGTGATGATGATGCCTCCCTATCACGGAGCACTCCTCAAGGGAACCCCAGATCAAACCTTTGAGCAGTTTGCTCAAGTTGGTGAAGTGGGAATCCCAATTATGATTCAGGACGCTCCACTGTCTGGGGTTGAACTTTCTGTTCCCCTCCTGGTTCGGATGGCTCGAGAGATTGAGATGGTCAAGCTCTTCAAGATTGAGTGCCCCCAGGCAGCCAACAAGTTGCGCGCACTGATTGAACAAGGAGGAGTCGCGATTGAAGGGCCCTTTGATGGAGAAGAGGCCATTACCCTGATGGCGGATCTCCAAGCTGGGGCTACTGGCTCAATGACCTCCGCCATGATCCCTGATCAAATCAAGCCTGTGATTGAGCACTTCCTTGCAGGGAAAGCAGATCAGGCTGCCTCAGCCTACGCCAGAGTGCTGCCTGCCATCAACTTCGAGAATCGTCAGTGCGGCTTTCGGGCAACCAAGGTATTGATGGAGGAAGGCGGAGTCATTCAATCTGCTTTCTGCCGACATCCAATCCCGGCATTGCATCCACAAACTAAGGCTGGCTTGTTAGAGATCTTGAGACCTCTGAATCCAGTGGCCTTGAATTGGGGGAAGTGA
- a CDS encoding HAD family hydrolase → MTQTRLIHAISGPRNISTALMYSFARRPGCAVIDEPFYGPYLQRTGLDHPGRVDILAQLPNTPTDCICKIEQFCQQGFSELYLKNMAHHMVEMPWEWAKDAVHIFWVRHPRKVIRSFAKVWPQAQLADIGIVEQAKQWQQLNHFQGPKLIVDSDEMLANPELVFPQICTALGLLYYDAMLSWESGEKPYDGPWAPYWYNNVQASQGFGPPSPLGETLTGRYLELEQQALPYYEELWQQRLRLNTF, encoded by the coding sequence ATGACACAGACCCGTTTGATCCACGCTATTTCCGGTCCTCGCAATATCAGCACAGCACTGATGTACAGCTTTGCTCGGCGACCAGGGTGTGCGGTGATTGATGAACCCTTCTACGGACCATATCTCCAACGGACAGGACTTGACCACCCTGGCCGAGTCGATATTCTTGCACAACTTCCTAACACTCCAACAGATTGCATCTGTAAAATTGAGCAATTTTGTCAACAAGGCTTCAGTGAACTGTATCTGAAGAACATGGCACACCACATGGTGGAGATGCCCTGGGAGTGGGCCAAGGATGCAGTCCATATTTTTTGGGTTCGTCATCCACGCAAGGTCATTCGATCTTTTGCCAAGGTCTGGCCCCAAGCACAGTTGGCTGATATTGGTATCGTGGAACAGGCCAAACAATGGCAGCAACTGAATCATTTTCAGGGACCAAAACTGATCGTAGACAGTGATGAAATGCTGGCAAATCCTGAATTAGTGTTTCCTCAAATCTGTACTGCTCTTGGATTACTTTACTACGATGCCATGTTGAGTTGGGAGTCCGGTGAAAAGCCCTATGACGGTCCCTGGGCCCCCTATTGGTACAACAATGTTCAGGCAAGCCAGGGATTCGGTCCACCCAGCCCCCTTGGAGAGACGTTGACAGGTCGGTATCTTGAGTTGGAGCAACAGGCGTTGCCGTACTACGAGGAACTCTGGCAGCAACGACTAAGACTGAACACATTCTAA
- a CDS encoding SOS response-associated peptidase produces the protein MCGRIDILPNKIIDAVKVGFGVEWESRENRDLRPTQQVDTLQAEPRGFTQVRLQWGIQPSWSKQLLINAQAETVATKMTFREAFRSRRCVIPCSGWYEWKILESGQKQKFRLHASDESTLFMAAIWFAEKDSTNRLVTLTTQPTPQCAPIHHRMPLLLPPVEVSNWLNRPFPTLEPLLRAPLLSLALQPEELAPVQQPSLF, from the coding sequence ATGTGTGGACGGATTGATATTCTCCCGAACAAAATCATTGATGCCGTCAAGGTAGGCTTTGGCGTAGAATGGGAGAGTAGAGAGAATCGTGATCTACGACCCACACAACAGGTAGATACTCTACAGGCTGAGCCCCGAGGCTTCACCCAGGTCCGTCTTCAGTGGGGCATCCAACCCTCCTGGAGCAAGCAACTGCTGATCAACGCCCAGGCCGAGACTGTTGCTACTAAAATGACATTTCGTGAAGCGTTTCGATCACGACGTTGCGTGATCCCCTGCAGTGGCTGGTATGAATGGAAGATCTTGGAGAGCGGTCAGAAGCAGAAATTTCGCCTTCATGCCTCTGATGAATCTACTCTATTCATGGCAGCTATCTGGTTTGCAGAGAAGGATTCAACCAATCGTCTGGTGACTCTGACCACCCAGCCCACTCCTCAATGCGCTCCGATTCACCATCGCATGCCACTGCTCCTTCCTCCTGTTGAAGTCTCAAACTGGTTGAACAGACCATTCCCAACGCTGGAACCACTACTCAGAGCTCCATTGTTGTCCTTGGCTTTGCAACCAGAAGAGCTGGCTCCTGTTCAACAGCCCTCTCTTTTTTGA